Sequence from the Rhodospirillaceae bacterium genome:
ATGAAGTTTCTAATGCGCAAATTAACTTCACCGCCGCCTCCTATGAGGAACGGCTTGCCATCTATCAGTTGCTGCTGGCCATGGGACGTCTAAATCCCAGTCACCTTAATTTGGCGATGAAGAACTAAGTCGCGTAATTGCTTAAAGATGCTCTAGGCCGTTCGATCGTCCCAAAGAGCCTTGATCTGATCGGAAAGCGTCATCGGGTCAAAGGGCTTGGCAATCACGCCCAGGGCGCCAATTTCCTTAAACCGGGCTACTTCAGCTTCCATCACCTTGGCCGTCATGAAGATGACCGGGGTGTTTTCAAACCCGGATAATTTTTGTAACGCCTGAAAAGTTTCGGGACCATCCATACCTGGCATCATGACATCAAGCAGGAACAGATCAGGTTGGAATTCGGGTGCCACCAATAACGCTTCTTCGCCATCACTACAGGTTCTGACGTTCAAGCCGCCGACGGCTTCAAGAGCCATTTTGGCAATTTCCTGAATATCAACTTCATCTTCTACATGAAGAATTTTATCTAAGGCTGCACTCAAATCCCGTCTCCTGAAAATTCAATAACCTCTACTTAAATGGAATTAATCGCCGATCTGTCCAGAGTTAATTTAACGCGTGTTTGGCCAACATCATTTCAGTGTCGCTGACACGCGGGAAAATTGGCAATGATTCTGTATCGTAAAGCCTTACCAATCCATGTTCCATATCGGGGAAACCACCACGGGAATCGTCAAATGCCCTGATCTCCAGTGTTGTCGCCTTCATTCCCCCGTCTCCGACATCTTTCTTGCGCCAAATCAGTGTCGGATTGTTTTTTGGCCTGCCTTCAAAGGGGGTCACGATCCGTTGCAATGTCTCAAGCGGGGGGCCGAAACGTTTCTCCATATAAGAAACGACGTCTTCCAAACCATTTGTGAAAAAAAGGGCATGGGCATGTGTCAGTTTTTTCCCATCGTATCGGACGACCGCTTGTGAACCCCTATACATTGCTATGCCATTATCAAACAACTTGCGAATGTGTTCGGGCCAGATGACGTCTCTTGTACAAAAGAACACATGACCATTTTGTTTACTGATGCAATTATTGTCATTGCCGTCAAAAGGCGATCCCAACGTCATCGATTGCCCAAGGGTCAAACCAGTCGTGGCGACAGGAACGGGAGTGGAGACGGAAACGGAGACAGGAACGGGCTTTTCCTGCTTTGCTATCGGAATATCGGCATCAGGCGTCGGCATCGATGACTGTGCGGGTTGTTCAACTTCCCGGGCTTTAACCTCTTCAACAGGTCGCTCCGGTCTTGGTGTGCCCGGCAGGATATTTTTGGTCTCGCGGACAGGCTTTTGCAGACCGGCTTTCTGTTTGATTTCTTCTTCAATTTCAATCTGGTCGTTAACGACAATTTTGGCTGTTGGTTTTATCTCGGCCTTTGGTTCAGATTCAGGCACAGGTTCCGGCTCCGGCTCCGGTTCAGGCTCTGGTTCAGGTTCAGGCACAGGTTCCGGTTCTGGTTCAGTCGCTTCAGATTTCTGCTCGTTGTTGGGCGTTTCTTCCTGTTGATCAGGTATCGCAGGTGTCGATGCCGGGGCTTTCATAACGGGGGGTGGCAGCTCGATTGTGACCTTGGGGGTTGCCCGCCTTCCGGAGTCACTTAATGTTTCATTCATCCACTTTTTAAGAGCGCGGGATTCAGTGTCGAGGAATTTCTTGGCCGGTGTTAAATACTTGCGAACATAAGGCATGACAGCCTCTATCGGGTTGTCGCTGCTTTCGTCCATCCCGGAATTTTCAACTTCGTCAGAGGCGGCAAAAACCGTCTCGTGACCAAAAAAAAGAAATAAAGCAAGTATAAGTGGAATGAACTTCATGATTTGAAAATACAGAGATTCTATTAAAAATAAAAGTGTCAGGATGATTTAGGAAAAATAATATAGAAAATGGTTCAAATCCCCCTAAGAACCCTTACATACCCAGACAAATAAGAATATTCTATTATGCAGGCCGTTCCTGTTGGATTTAGCTAATTGGAGGGAGCTGTATGATATTTATGATCGCGTGAAAATGACAAGTTCTTCATCCAGCAAAACGATTGAAGAAATCCCGCAGCCGGAAAGGCGGAAAAGGGGACCTCGCTTCGATGTTGATAATCTTGTCCAGATCCTGGAAATGTCTTCGGACATCATCTGCATCTGCGACGGCGGTGTTATCACCAATGTTAATTCTGTGGCCATCGACTTGCTGGGTTCTGGCGAAAAAGACGGTCTTGTCGGAAGACCATTTCTGGAGTTTCTGGCGGCTGAATATTCTTCAGCAATTGATAATTTTTTTGATGCTCTGGCAGAAGAAACCGAACCATTCCCGGCCAAGATGACGGCTTTGAGCGGCAATGAGATGGGCGTCAAGATCAACCTGTTCAAGGCGCGGGAATTGGGGGGTGATTACGCCATTATTCTTGCCCGCGATGTTACCCATCAGGTGCGCATATCCGAAGCAATTCGCCGAAGCGAAGCCCGCTATCGCAAACTGGTAAACAATGCCCTTGATCTGATCTGTACATGCGAGGACGGCAAGATAAATTTTATCAATGAAGCCGGTCTTATCATGCTTGGCGCCCAGGATGCCGATAATTTTATCGGTGAAGACATTTCGGTCCTGTTCCATCCAAACTATGAGGAAATTTTTTCTGAAAATCTGGACAGTCTGGTCGAGGAGGACATGCTGTTTCCGTCGCGCCTTGTCCGTGTCGACAGGTCGTATATTGATGTCGAGGTGGCGGTCACCACTTATGATATTTCCGGCTCCACACTGATGCTTGAGGCCCGTGATATTACGGATCATAACCAGGCCGTGGAAGCCCTTTATCAGGCGAACAAAACACTGGAGCAACGGGTTGAAGAAAGAACCCGTGCGTTGACCGAAGAAATTGTGTTGCGCCAGGAGGTCGAGGAAAAACTTCGTCACAGCGCCAGTCATGACGGATTAACCGGGCTTCCCAATCGCGGTCTTTTATTGGACCGCATCCACACTGCGCTGGCCCTTGGGCATCGGGAAGATAAGAAATTCGCTCTTTTGTTTATCGACCTGGATGGCTTCAAGGTGGTTAACGATAGCCTGGGTCACGAGGCCGGGGACAAGCTTCTGATAGAAGCTGCAAGCCGGATTTCCGACCATCTTCGCGAGACCGATACGGCAGCCAGAATTGGTGGCGATGAATTTGTCATCTTGTTGAGCGATATAACCGACAGGGGTTCGGTTGATCAGTTTGCACAAAAGATGGTGAAATTTCTATCAGCGTCCTATCCGGTCGGTGCGGCAAAGGGTGAAATCAGTGGCAGCATCGGCATTGCCTTATATCCTGATGATGCCAGTGATTGTGAAGCCCTTTTGAAAAAGGCCGATGAAGCCATGTACAAGGTCAAAAAAGAAGGGCGTAACGGTTTCCGTTTCGCCAGCGATTTGGGAAATGACCAGACCTAGAGCATAGTCGTTCCTGATTTTCAGAATTTCGGCCTGGCGAACCCTTCCATTTTCAGCATCATATTAAGCAGTTGAACATTGAGCGGGTTGTCGTCAACGATTAGCACGTTTGCTTCTTTGATATTGGTCTTGAATATCAGACATTGAAAATTTTTTAACTTAATGGCTGCTTGGGTTCAAATTGACTTTCGTATATTTACCCAGAAAGAAAAAAATGCTTCGGCAAAGCGACCGAAGCATTTTTCTTTAATTCTTGTTTTCATCAAACCAAGGCAGGTTATTCCGCCGTCCGGTGATCGATAATGCGTTTGACCCGGCCCATGGAGCGTTCGATTTCGTCAACGGGCAAGACCTTGGTATTCACAGAAAAGCCAACGGAAAGTTTGATCCGCCGGGCCAGGTCCTTGGAAATTTCCTGGCGGAAAGTTTCACCAAATCCACCGGCGTCAGGTCTGACTTCAGCCATCACGGTCAGGTTTTCCATACGATCATGCTTGGTCACCTCAAGCGAGTAATGGGGAGAGAGACGTTTGTCCTGCAAAATCACTTCTTCGATCTGGGATGGAAAAACGTTTCGACCGCGGATAATCAGCATGTCATCGGAACGACCGCCGACCCGCTCCATACGGCGCATGGTGCGCGCCGTTCCGGGCATCAGACGAGTCAGGTCGCGGGTGCGGAAGCGGATCACCGGCAGGGCCTCTTTGGTCAGGGACGTCAAAACCAGTTCACCCTGCTCTCCATCGGGCAGCACTTCACCGGTCTCCGGATCAATAATTTCCGGATAGAAATGATCCTCCCAGATGTGCAGGCCGTCTTTATCTTCGACGCATTCGCAGGCGACGCCGGGGCCCATGACTTCCGAAAGACCGTAAATATCAAGGGCGTCAATGCCGAACAGCTGTTCGATTTCATCGCGCATGGCATAAGTCCATGGCTCTGCCCCGTGAATACCGATCTTGATTGATGTGTCGCGGGGATCAATGCCGTTACGCTTTAGCATATCGCCCAAAGCCAACATATATGACGGTGTCACCATGACGATATCGGGTTTGAAATCATTGATCAGCTGAAGCTGTTTTTCGGCCTGACCGCCTGACATGGGGATGACCATACAACCCAGTTTCTCGGCCCCGTAATGCAAACCAAAAGCGTTGGTGCGAAGACCGTAGCCAAAGGCGATATGGGCGACCTGCCCTGAATGTGCACCGGCGGCGCGTAGCGAACGGGCGACCAGATCAGACCAAGTATCGATGTCCTTTTTGGTGTACCCGACAACCGTCGGATTTCCGGTCGTGCCACTGGAGGCATGAACGCGTACAACCTGCTCTTTTGGCACGGCGAACATGCCAAAGGGGTAGTTGTCGCGAATATGTTTTTTTCGGCTCAAGGGGAACTTGGACAAATCAGACAGGGTTTGAATATCGTCAGGGTGAACACCGGCTTCATCAAAGCCGAGCTTATAGTGCTCTACGTTGTCGTAG
This genomic interval carries:
- a CDS encoding diguanylate cyclase, producing MTSSSSSKTIEEIPQPERRKRGPRFDVDNLVQILEMSSDIICICDGGVITNVNSVAIDLLGSGEKDGLVGRPFLEFLAAEYSSAIDNFFDALAEETEPFPAKMTALSGNEMGVKINLFKARELGGDYAIILARDVTHQVRISEAIRRSEARYRKLVNNALDLICTCEDGKINFINEAGLIMLGAQDADNFIGEDISVLFHPNYEEIFSENLDSLVEEDMLFPSRLVRVDRSYIDVEVAVTTYDISGSTLMLEARDITDHNQAVEALYQANKTLEQRVEERTRALTEEIVLRQEVEEKLRHSASHDGLTGLPNRGLLLDRIHTALALGHREDKKFALLFIDLDGFKVVNDSLGHEAGDKLLIEAASRISDHLRETDTAARIGGDEFVILLSDITDRGSVDQFAQKMVKFLSASYPVGAAKGEISGSIGIALYPDDASDCEALLKKADEAMYKVKKEGRNGFRFASDLGNDQT
- the paaF gene encoding phenylacetate--CoA ligase, whose translation is MNAKAPAKDALDPIENASRDEISALQLERLKWSVKHAYDNVEHYKLGFDEAGVHPDDIQTLSDLSKFPLSRKKHIRDNYPFGMFAVPKEQVVRVHASSGTTGNPTVVGYTKKDIDTWSDLVARSLRAAGAHSGQVAHIAFGYGLRTNAFGLHYGAEKLGCMVIPMSGGQAEKQLQLINDFKPDIVMVTPSYMLALGDMLKRNGIDPRDTSIKIGIHGAEPWTYAMRDEIEQLFGIDALDIYGLSEVMGPGVACECVEDKDGLHIWEDHFYPEIIDPETGEVLPDGEQGELVLTSLTKEALPVIRFRTRDLTRLMPGTARTMRRMERVGGRSDDMLIIRGRNVFPSQIEEVILQDKRLSPHYSLEVTKHDRMENLTVMAEVRPDAGGFGETFRQEISKDLARRIKLSVGFSVNTKVLPVDEIERSMGRVKRIIDHRTAE
- a CDS encoding response regulator; this translates as MSAALDKILHVEDEVDIQEIAKMALEAVGGLNVRTCSDGEEALLVAPEFQPDLFLLDVMMPGMDGPETFQALQKLSGFENTPVIFMTAKVMEAEVARFKEIGALGVIAKPFDPMTLSDQIKALWDDRTA